The window ATATCCGTCAGCACCTAATTATAAAGGAGCTACTTATTTTCTTGATCTTTTTGATAAAATGACTTTGGATGAGGTTTACGAAGATATCCAAAATATTTATAATACAGCTTATTATAAAGTAGGTAGATCTGCAGAGTTGAATACCTTGGGTAAGGTATTAAAAGCTGGGGGAAAAAATAAAGAAGCCTTACTTATTTTTCAACTCAATACCTATTATCACTCCTCAGTATGGTATACTCATAATAGTTATGCAGAGCTTTTGACAGAAATGGAGAATTATTCAGAAGCAGTTAAAGCTTATGAGAAAGTAATATCCATATATCCTGATAATGAGAAAGCTAAAGCAGAATTAGAAAGGATTAAACCTTTGATCAATGAAGATTAAAGAGAGAATACACCTGATTGATTTTTATAAAGGCTGGTTTGATAATCTTTTCTTTAAGATTTTATTAATTGTTATATTTCTACTGAACTGTAATAGAAATCTTTACAGCCAAAATAAATCTAATTGCTGTTCTATTAAAATTCAGCAAATTGAACTAAATGATTCAATACTTGTAAAAGAGATTGATTTACTGCTTGATTATATGAATAGCCGTGATTCACTATTCAATCAAGGCTTTGGTTACATCAGGGTTAATACATTTCCGAATTATAACTTCAATCCAAATTCTGATACTGTTTTTCAATATATGTTATATCCAGAAGTTAATACCTTCGATAGAAAAGATATTGATTCGCTTTTTCCGAAATATTATAGTTTTGTAGAAGGAAGGGTAGTACTTATTTATTCTTCTGCTTTAGAAAGAATGACTAATTATAGTATTGATAAGCAGAGTAAGGAAGATTTTTTGAATCTAATGAGAAAGCACCAAGTTCCTGCGGAAAACATGATAGGAACTTTACCAAATGGGGAAGAGGTATTATTGAAAAATATACGGTTAAATGATCGAATATGGTGGGGAAGTGAGAGAATGATTACCATTTATAGATCAAAAGTATATGAAGTAAATTACAATCCCGATCCTTATCACTAAAAGAAAAAAATTCAATTCCATTTAACAACCATAAACCCAAAATAAACTGCTAATAAACCTATTATTATACTTCCAATTCCGTATAAAAGAAACATACCAAATTGACCATTTTGTAGGTAGCTTAAATTTTCAAAAGTAAAGGTTGAAAATGTTGTGTAACCTCCGCAAAAGCCTGCGATAAGTAATAGTTTAAAGTTTAATGATGGGTTTTCTAATTCATAGGCAAGGAAAATCCCTATTAAAAATGAACCTAAAATATTGGCTATTAAAGTACCGAATGGTAAAATTATAGATAAATACTTTTGAGAAATTAAAGCTGTACCATAACGAGCAATACTACCTAATGCTCCACCTAAACCTACTAATAGTAAATTTTTTATCATTTTGAGGCATATTTACGTTTCCATTGATCACGATCATACACTAATTTACCTGCGGAATTCCATTCTTGGTTAATGTAGGGCTCAAAGTTTTTATCGAAAGGATCACGACCGTATTGAATGGTTTTTTTCCTTCTTCTTCTTAAATCATAATATTCAACCCATAAGCCTACTTTTTCATCAAATCTGTACTCACCTTGTACAGCTACTTGACCATTTTCATGAAAGTAAAGATAGGTCCCCTCTTTTTCACCATGTTCAATAGGAATTACTTCTTTTACCCGTTCTCGCTTTTCCTCATCATAATAGGTGATTTTAGAGTCAATAGGCCAACCCTTAAAATAGGTTAATTTATCTAATAAGATCCCGTTATTGTCATAGCGCATCCATCTGCCGTGTTTTAGCCCATTCCAGAACATCCCTTTTTCAATTACTACCTCATCCTTTAATTTTTGGTATGGTCCATGTAAAATTCCAGCAAATTTCGGGTCTGCGTTTTTAGTACTTCTGATTTCTTTTCTTTGAAAATCATACCAATAGAAATCTCGGACATATGGGTCGGGTTCCACAAATTCTTTTTTTAAGTAATTAAAGAGTTCACGAGTTACATTATTTCCATAACCTGAAAGCGTATAGCTCTTTCGAGTTTTCTTATCATAATAGAAGTTTCTTTTTGGTTTTTCTTCTTTCTTTTCTTCTTTGTCTTCTTCCTCTTCTTGTTCCGTGCTTAAGTCTATGGTAACAGGAGCTCCATCTAAAAATTGGAAAGTTTTTTTGATGGTGTCAGCTGGAGTTGGGATAGTATCCTGTGAAGCTTCTTCTTTTTTATCCTGCGCGATTAGTATAGTGGATAATGAGATGAAAAAAATTGATATGAGTAAGAATTTCTTCATATAGCCATTAACGAAAACAGCCCGAAGTTATTGAAAATTCCGGGCTGTCTCTAATAATTATTAATTTTTCAATTACGAATTCCTAATTATTTTTCCATCATTTCAACGCTACGGTTAATAAAGTCAGTCAAGTCTTTACCATTTAACATGTTTTGCGATAATAGCGCTAAATCATAGTTCTGCTTTGCAATATTTTTTTGCTCCTCTTCTTTTTCAGCTTTCAATATTTTGGAAGCCATCTTATGATTTGCATTCACAGTTAAATTATACTGATCTGGCATTCCACCCATGAAAGGCATTCCACCTCCAGTTTGCTGCATATCTTTCATTCTTCTCATAAATTCTGGCATTGTCAGTGATACTGGTAATTCATCAGGCGATAATGCTTCTACTGCAACCGTCATCAATTGATTATTGATGGCTTCTTCAAAAATCTTTTTAAGCTTTTCTTTTTCATCTTCAGAAAGAACGCTTTCTGCTTTTTCATCCTTGTCAATTAACTTGTCTACAATATCAGCATCCACACGCTTGATATTTGTTTTCTCTAGTTTTTGTTCTAATTGATTGATGAAATGGGCATCAATTGGGCTATCTAATAAAACAACATCATAGCCTTTTTTCTGTGCTGAGTTAATGTATGCATGTTGCTTATCAGGATTTGAAGCATAAAGTATAGTCACATTCCCATCTTTATCGGTCTGATTACCAGCAATGCTTTCTTTATATTCATCTAAAGTGAAATATTTATCCTGTTCAATGCTTTGTAATAAGCAGAATTTCTTCGCTTTGTCATAGAATTTGTCATCACTCATCATTCCATACTTCACAAATAAGCCAATGCTTTCCCACTTCTCTTCAAATGATTTTCTATCATTTTTGTAAAGTTCAGCTAATTTATCCGCTACTTTTTTGGTGATGTGATTATTGATTTTCTTTACATTACTATCTGCTTGTAAGTAGCTTCTAGAAACGTTAAGAGGAATGTCAGGAGAGTCGATAACTCCATGCATTAACATCAAGAATTCAGGAACAACATCTTTTACTTCATCAGTAATAAATACTTGACGAGAATATAGCTGAATTTTATTCTTCTGAATATCAAAGTCATTCTTGATTTTAGGGAAGTATAAAACTCCTGTTAAGTTGAACGGATAATCAACATTTAGATGAATCCAGAATAAAGGATCTTCACTGAATGGATATAATTCTTTGTAAAAGTCTTTGTATTCCTGATCCGTTAAGTCTGCAGGTGCTTTTGTCCAGATTGGAGTAGTATTGTTGATTACCTTTGGTTTCTTTACCTTTTTCTCTTTGGCATCATCTCCTTCCCCTTCTTTTACTGTTTCTTCTGTTTCTCCAAATATGATTGGGATTGGTAAGAATTTACAATACTTGGTAAGAATTTCATTGATTCTGTATTCTTCTAAAAACTCTTTTGAATCATCATTAATGTGTAGGATGATTTCAGTCCCTCTTTCTTTCTTGTCACCCTCTTTTAATTCAAATTCAGTACTTCCATCACAAGTCCAATGAGCTGGTTTAGAGTCCTTTTCTCTTGATAAGGATATAATTTCTACTGTATCTGCCACCATAAAAGCAGAATAGAAACCTAAACCGAAGTGACCTATTATTCCAGATCCTTCACCTTTTTCTTTATATTTTTCTACGAATTCGGTGGCACCAGAAAAGGCAATCTGGTTAATATATTTTTTGATTTCTTCACCTGTCATACCGATACCTTTATCGATGACATGCAAAGTCTTTTTCTTTTTATCTATCTTGATTTCGATGCTAAGATCACCTAAATCACCCTCATATTCGCCTAAAGTACCTAGGCTTTTAATTTTTTGAGTAGCATCTACTGCATTTGAAACTAACTCACGTAGGAATACCTCATGATCAGAGTATAAAAACTTCTTTATTATCGGGAAAATATTTTCCGAATGAATCGAAATACTACCTTTCTCTTGCATTTTGTTTACTGTTTTGATTACAAACTCGCAAACCTCAATAGTTATTCCATTTGAATTTTTATGATCATTTGCTGTCAGCTTGTCATAAATTTTGAATTGGAAAATGTCAACTATGAAAAAATAGCATTATTGTTAATTCACAATCAAAAAAAATGCCTCTCTAAATAGAGAAGCATTTTATATATTTTTCTTTATAGCTCCTTATTATCTCAACCTATCCATAGATCTTACAAGCCTTTCATCTTTTCTGATAAAACGAACAGCTAATGAATTGAATACTAGCGCTATGGCTGGGAGAAAAAGCCCGTAATTATAAGCTCCAGCTATACCTGGTAATACATTGCCTTCTGCTTGTGTAGTCCAATATGCAGATAAACCTAAAGCCGTACCGATTAAGATTGAATTCAGAGTTGAGAGCATAATCTGTCTCATTCTATTTTTATACATTCCAATGGCAATGAAAGCAACTAATGAACCTAAAAGTCCTAAAATTCCAGCAACAGCATATGGCATAAATTCTTGTTCTTCTCCTTGTTCTGGAATATTGGAAGTTTCTAATGCAAAAGCAGTAATCGTATAGGTAGCACCGGTTTCAGTATCCACTTTTTGCCATAAAGGTGAAAAAAGGAAAACTAGCATTGCTAACGCAACTATCAGTAAAAATATAGTTTGTATTCTTTGAAGCATCTAAAAATCTGTTTGATTATTTAATTGCAAATATACAGTAAAAAATACTTTAGCAAATGTAACAACACTAAAATAGAACTTAATTCTACATTTGATTTCAATATTTAAACCACCCTAGCTTTTGTTAGTTATGCATTATAAATGACTAACTAATATCATGTATGGTGAAATTATTTTATTTTGTATTAGTATTTTTAGTCCCCTTTCAAATCAGTAAGATGACAATATTTAACTTTAATAAGAATTCTGATTTATCTAATTGGTATGTGGTAGATGATAAAGTTATGGGTGGTGTTTCCGCTGGTTCTATCAGAATTAATGAAGAAGGGTATGCAGTTTTTAAGGGAGATGTTTCCTTAGAGAACAATGGTGGGTTTTCATCTGTCAGATACCGATTTCCTAAAATCGAGTTAACAGATTTTACAAAAGTTAAAATTAAATTGAAAGGTGATGGTAAAAATTACCAGTTCAGAATAAAGGCAAATTCAAATGATTATTATTCTTATACATTTACTTTTCAAACGACAAACAATTGGGATATTATCGATATTCCACTAAGCAGTATGTATCCTGTTTTTAGAGGTAGAAGACTTAATATGCCTAACTTCAATCATTCATCTGTTTCAGAGGTAACCTTTTTGATTGCAAATAAGAGGAATGAAAAATTTGAATTACTAATAGACAGTATTGAGTTGATTTAAATAGAACTTTTCATCTTCTTTTTCTTTATTATATCTTAAATGAATGTAACAACTGTTACTATCCTAATATTTGAATGTGCGTTACTTGCATCATAGTTTTACAAAAATTAGAAATAAATGAAAAATTCAAATATAACAATTATTGACGTAAGGTCAGAAGGAGAATTTGTAATGGGACATGCTCAAGGAGCAATAAATATTCCCTTAAATGAGATAGAAGATAAAGCTGAGGAAATTAGCAGGATCGATGGAGAAATAGTATTATGCTGTGCATCAGGAAATAGAAGTGGAATGGCACAAAGCATTTTACAATCCAAAGGTATAGATTGCCACAACGGAGGTTCATGGTTTGCGGCTGAAAATTATGCAATGGCATTATGAGTTTTTTAAGAAAATTATTCGGTTTAGGTCCTAAAGCTGATTTTAAAACATTAGCTGAAGAAGGGGCTATCATTCTGGATGTTAGAACAAAAGGGGAGTTTAAACAAGGTCATATAAAGAATGCTAAAAACATTCCTGTAGAGACTTTGGCTTCTAATATTTCTCAATTAAGAGATAAAGAAAAAACAATAATCACTTGTTGTGCATCAGGAATGAGGAGTAGCAGAGCTAAAAGTATATTAAAAGCGAATGGTTATGAAAACGTTTTTAACGGTGGTGCGTGGACTTCACTAAATAGAAAATTAATATGATTAAAGCGATTTGGAATACTCCCTGGACTTTTATGCGATGGCTAAGATTGCTTATAGGTATGTATTTATTAGTAACAGCTTATCTGGAATGGGATTTCATGGCATTAATAGTGGGAGGATTATTCACTTTTCTAGCTTTGTTGAATCAAGGATGTGGTAGTGGCAGTTGTGCTGTGCCCAAAAAATAAATAAAAAAAGCCAGTAGTTTTCTGGCTTTTTTATTTTGTAAAAATCGACAAAATAACTAAAATTTATGAAAGAATTTTGGAATGAAAGATATGCTCAGGATACGTTTGTTTACGGAACTGAGCCCAATGAATTTCTCCGTGACAATTTAAAAAAAATGGAAGCAGGTAAGATTATTCTTCCATGCGATGGTGAAGGTAGAAACGCAGTTTTTGCTGCACTTTTAGGTTGGCAAGTGAATGCATTTGATTTTAGCTCATCAGCAAAAGCTAAAGCAAATAAACTTGCAAAAGAGATGAATGTGTCTCCTCATTATGAAACTGCAGATATTCATGAAAAGGAGTATC is drawn from Marivirga arenosa and contains these coding sequences:
- the htpG gene encoding molecular chaperone HtpG is translated as MQEKGSISIHSENIFPIIKKFLYSDHEVFLRELVSNAVDATQKIKSLGTLGEYEGDLGDLSIEIKIDKKKKTLHVIDKGIGMTGEEIKKYINQIAFSGATEFVEKYKEKGEGSGIIGHFGLGFYSAFMVADTVEIISLSREKDSKPAHWTCDGSTEFELKEGDKKERGTEIILHINDDSKEFLEEYRINEILTKYCKFLPIPIIFGETEETVKEGEGDDAKEKKVKKPKVINNTTPIWTKAPADLTDQEYKDFYKELYPFSEDPLFWIHLNVDYPFNLTGVLYFPKIKNDFDIQKNKIQLYSRQVFITDEVKDVVPEFLMLMHGVIDSPDIPLNVSRSYLQADSNVKKINNHITKKVADKLAELYKNDRKSFEEKWESIGLFVKYGMMSDDKFYDKAKKFCLLQSIEQDKYFTLDEYKESIAGNQTDKDGNVTILYASNPDKQHAYINSAQKKGYDVVLLDSPIDAHFINQLEQKLEKTNIKRVDADIVDKLIDKDEKAESVLSEDEKEKLKKIFEEAINNQLMTVAVEALSPDELPVSLTMPEFMRRMKDMQQTGGGMPFMGGMPDQYNLTVNANHKMASKILKAEKEEEQKNIAKQNYDLALLSQNMLNGKDLTDFINRSVEMMEK
- a CDS encoding DUF4293 domain-containing protein; protein product: MLQRIQTIFLLIVALAMLVFLFSPLWQKVDTETGATYTITAFALETSNIPEQGEEQEFMPYAVAGILGLLGSLVAFIAIGMYKNRMRQIMLSTLNSILIGTALGLSAYWTTQAEGNVLPGIAGAYNYGLFLPAIALVFNSLAVRFIRKDERLVRSMDRLR
- a CDS encoding toxin-antitoxin system YwqK family antitoxin; amino-acid sequence: MKKFLLISIFFISLSTILIAQDKKEEASQDTIPTPADTIKKTFQFLDGAPVTIDLSTEQEEEEDKEEKKEEKPKRNFYYDKKTRKSYTLSGYGNNVTRELFNYLKKEFVEPDPYVRDFYWYDFQRKEIRSTKNADPKFAGILHGPYQKLKDEVVIEKGMFWNGLKHGRWMRYDNNGILLDKLTYFKGWPIDSKITYYDEEKRERVKEVIPIEHGEKEGTYLYFHENGQVAVQGEYRFDEKVGLWVEYYDLRRRRKKTIQYGRDPFDKNFEPYINQEWNSAGKLVYDRDQWKRKYASK
- a CDS encoding CIA30 family protein yields the protein MTIFNFNKNSDLSNWYVVDDKVMGGVSAGSIRINEEGYAVFKGDVSLENNGGFSSVRYRFPKIELTDFTKVKIKLKGDGKNYQFRIKANSNDYYSYTFTFQTTNNWDIIDIPLSSMYPVFRGRRLNMPNFNHSSVSEVTFLIANKRNEKFELLIDSIELI
- a CDS encoding rhodanese-like domain-containing protein, translated to MSFLRKLFGLGPKADFKTLAEEGAIILDVRTKGEFKQGHIKNAKNIPVETLASNISQLRDKEKTIITCCASGMRSSRAKSILKANGYENVFNGGAWTSLNRKLI
- the crcB gene encoding fluoride efflux transporter CrcB yields the protein MIKNLLLVGLGGALGSIARYGTALISQKYLSIILPFGTLIANILGSFLIGIFLAYELENPSLNFKLLLIAGFCGGYTTFSTFTFENLSYLQNGQFGMFLLYGIGSIIIGLLAVYFGFMVVKWN
- a CDS encoding rhodanese-like domain-containing protein, producing MKNSNITIIDVRSEGEFVMGHAQGAINIPLNEIEDKAEEISRIDGEIVLCCASGNRSGMAQSILQSKGIDCHNGGSWFAAENYAMAL